Proteins from a single region of Streptomyces spinoverrucosus:
- a CDS encoding peptidylprolyl isomerase: protein MAEQLYATLKTNHGDIQVRLFPNQAPNTVKNFVELAKGEREWTHPATGEKSTAKLYDGTVFHRVISGFMIQGGDPLGNGTGGPGYQFGDEFHPDLQFDKPYLLAMANAGPGTNGSQFFITVSPTAWLNRKHTIFGEVTDAASQKVVDSIATAQTNPRTDRPLNDVVIEAVVVESREG, encoded by the coding sequence GTGGCTGAGCAGCTCTACGCCACCCTGAAGACCAACCACGGCGACATCCAGGTTCGGCTCTTCCCGAACCAGGCGCCGAACACGGTCAAGAACTTCGTCGAGCTCGCCAAGGGCGAGCGTGAGTGGACCCACCCGGCCACCGGTGAGAAGTCCACGGCCAAGCTGTACGACGGCACGGTCTTCCACCGGGTCATCAGCGGCTTCATGATCCAGGGCGGTGACCCGCTGGGCAACGGCACGGGCGGCCCGGGGTACCAGTTCGGGGACGAGTTCCACCCGGACCTGCAGTTCGACAAGCCGTACCTGCTGGCCATGGCGAACGCCGGCCCGGGCACCAACGGCTCGCAGTTCTTCATCACCGTCTCCCCGACGGCGTGGCTGAACCGCAAGCACACCATCTTCGGCGAGGTCACCGACGCGGCCAGCCAGAAGGTCGTGGACTCCATCGCGACCGCCCAGACCAACCCGCGCACCGACCGCCCGCTCAACGACGTCGTCATCGAGGCGGTCGTCGTCGAGTCCCGCGAGGGCTGA
- a CDS encoding DUF5324 family protein — protein MTRIDSVRAATGSAKDSVLHAAEVVAPYADTAKDRAAHYAHEARVRLAPKVSQAAGQARVQYASHLAPRLEQARYQARTHVPPKVDHAAHEAAVRARVAARQAAEYSRPRIEQAVAAAGPVKDEAAARGAAALAALRGQVSPEEIHKLVRKHERRAKAGRAVKVLAVLGVLAGGAFAAWKWWDKQANPDWLVEPPAATEVPESGRLTSVDGSGQSVLDPEVQAKQAEEEAADRDDRG, from the coding sequence GTGACCCGCATCGACAGCGTGCGCGCCGCGACCGGCTCGGCGAAGGACAGCGTGCTGCACGCCGCGGAAGTGGTGGCGCCCTACGCCGACACGGCCAAGGACCGGGCCGCGCACTACGCACACGAGGCACGCGTACGGCTCGCGCCCAAGGTGTCGCAGGCCGCCGGGCAGGCCCGCGTCCAGTACGCGTCGCATCTCGCGCCGCGCCTGGAGCAGGCCCGCTACCAGGCCCGCACGCATGTGCCGCCGAAGGTCGACCACGCCGCCCACGAGGCCGCCGTCCGCGCCCGCGTGGCCGCACGGCAGGCCGCCGAGTACTCCCGGCCGAGGATCGAGCAGGCAGTGGCCGCGGCCGGGCCCGTCAAGGACGAGGCCGCGGCCCGGGGCGCCGCGGCGCTGGCCGCGCTGCGCGGCCAGGTCTCGCCCGAGGAGATCCACAAGCTCGTCCGCAAGCACGAGCGCCGGGCGAAGGCCGGCCGGGCCGTGAAGGTGCTGGCCGTCCTCGGTGTTCTGGCGGGCGGCGCCTTCGCCGCCTGGAAGTGGTGGGACAAGCAGGCCAACCCCGACTGGCTGGTCGAGCCCCCCGCCGCGACCGAGGTCCCCGAGTCCGGCCGCCTCACGTCGGTGGACGGCAGCGGCCAGTCCGTACTCGACCCCGAGGTACAGGCCAAGCAGGCCGAGGAGGAGGCCGCGGACCGCGACGACCGCGGCTGA
- a CDS encoding helix-turn-helix domain-containing protein, with product MDAAQQEATARARELQRNWYGEPLGALFRKLIDDLGLNQARLAGVLGLSAPMLSQLMSGQRAKIGNPAVVQRVQLLQELAAQVADGSVSAAEATDRMEEIKKSQGGSVLSNTTQTTNSSGAPTVKRVVREIQSLLRSVAAAGDIIDAADTLAPSHPELAEFLRVYGAGRTSDAVAHYQAHQS from the coding sequence ATGGACGCCGCACAGCAGGAAGCCACCGCAAGAGCGCGGGAACTGCAGCGGAACTGGTACGGGGAGCCGTTGGGGGCGCTCTTCCGTAAGCTCATCGACGATCTTGGTCTCAACCAGGCTCGTCTCGCGGGGGTACTGGGACTGTCCGCACCGATGTTGTCGCAGCTGATGAGCGGTCAGCGGGCGAAGATCGGAAACCCGGCCGTGGTCCAGCGGGTGCAGCTGCTCCAGGAGCTGGCCGCGCAGGTGGCGGACGGCAGCGTGAGCGCCGCCGAGGCCACCGACCGGATGGAGGAGATCAAGAAGTCGCAGGGGGGGTCAGTGCTCAGCAACACCACACAGACGACGAACAGCTCGGGAGCGCCGACGGTCAAGCGGGTGGTCCGTGAGATCCAGTCCCTGCTGCGCTCGGTGGCCGCGGCAGGAGACATCATCGACGCCGCGGACACCCTCGCCCCGAGCCACCCGGAGCTGGCAGAGTTCCTCCGGGTGTACGGCGCCGGGCGCACCTCCGACGCCGTCGCGCACTACCAGGCACACCAGAGCTGA
- a CDS encoding serine/threonine-protein kinase: MGEVFAGRYELVDPIGRGGVGAVWRAWDQRRRRYVAAKVLQQRDAHSLLRFVREQALRIDHPHVLAPASWAADDDKVLFTMDLVTGGSLVHLVGDYGPLPPSLVCTLLDQLLSGLAAVHAEDVVHRDIKPANVLLEATGTGRPRLRLSDFGIAMRLGEPRLTETNLVVGTPGYLAPEQMMGAEPDFPADLFAVGLVALYLLEGAKPDAKALIQYFAEHGTPGAPKGIPEPLWQIVATLLQPDPVARFRTATGARKALAAAAELLPEPGPDDEQIEIFDQIGPLPPGFGPDGPLTRRGRTREMGSDEAPAGGTSGGPSEGPGGPFEAPLVGNDGGAHQAPRAGNTGRPSEAPLVGNDGSAHQAPRAGNTGRPSEAPLVGNDGGAYGEPRVANAGRPSEAPVSGRSGALSEASQIGEGAGASGEPRVANAGRPSEAPVSGRSGALSEASQIGEGAGASGAARVGRGSAPPEGSQVVGSVVPPEGPRVGTGGTPPEAPQVGTGGVPPEGSPAGSHAVPPDAADSQSFVDLRPGTGAVAAGTGATDVPTDPQHQTATPQQPTSMSDTGSFHLPPPQPTVTTRRSPTDPEQPQWQQSSTPQPQQRQHYPHPQYPPQPHQPSFASPQPQAPLHPTSPPLQAAPVTPQRADVSTASYTAQDPQVPPSAPSISRPPAGHRRTVRRPGRRAARRPGPPAKAVVPLLLLALVCYAVGFWALTRI, translated from the coding sequence ATGGGTGAGGTCTTCGCCGGGCGGTACGAACTGGTCGACCCGATCGGCCGCGGAGGAGTGGGCGCTGTCTGGCGCGCCTGGGACCAACGCCGCCGCCGCTATGTGGCCGCCAAAGTCCTGCAACAGCGCGACGCGCACTCCCTGCTGCGGTTCGTACGAGAACAGGCGCTGCGGATCGATCACCCCCATGTGCTCGCACCGGCCAGCTGGGCCGCCGACGACGACAAGGTCCTGTTCACCATGGACCTGGTCACCGGCGGTTCGCTGGTCCATCTCGTCGGCGACTACGGTCCCCTGCCGCCGTCCTTGGTCTGCACCCTCCTCGACCAGCTCCTGTCCGGCCTCGCCGCAGTGCACGCGGAGGACGTCGTACACCGTGACATCAAGCCCGCCAACGTGCTGCTGGAGGCCACCGGCACCGGGCGGCCGCGGCTGCGGCTGTCCGACTTCGGGATCGCCATGCGGCTGGGCGAGCCGCGTCTGACCGAGACCAACCTCGTGGTCGGGACACCCGGGTATCTCGCGCCCGAGCAGATGATGGGCGCGGAACCTGACTTCCCGGCCGACCTGTTCGCCGTGGGACTGGTCGCGCTGTATCTGCTGGAGGGCGCCAAGCCGGACGCCAAGGCGCTCATCCAGTACTTCGCCGAGCACGGCACCCCAGGTGCGCCCAAGGGCATCCCCGAACCGCTGTGGCAGATCGTGGCGACACTGTTGCAGCCGGATCCGGTGGCCCGGTTCCGCACGGCCACGGGGGCGCGCAAGGCGCTGGCCGCTGCGGCCGAGCTGCTGCCGGAGCCCGGGCCTGATGACGAGCAGATCGAGATCTTCGACCAAATCGGACCGCTGCCACCGGGATTCGGACCGGACGGTCCGCTCACACGGCGTGGCCGGACCCGGGAGATGGGATCGGACGAGGCGCCTGCGGGCGGAACGAGCGGGGGGCCGTCCGAGGGGCCTGGAGGACCGTTCGAAGCTCCGCTGGTCGGGAACGACGGCGGCGCTCACCAGGCACCCCGGGCCGGAAACACTGGCAGGCCGTCCGAGGCACCGCTGGTCGGGAACGACGGCAGCGCTCACCAGGCACCCCGGGCCGGAAACACTGGCAGGCCGTCCGAGGCACCGCTGGTCGGGAACGACGGCGGCGCATACGGGGAACCGCGGGTCGCAAACGCCGGGAGGCCGTCCGAGGCGCCGGTGAGCGGGAGAAGCGGGGCCCTGTCCGAGGCGTCGCAGATCGGAGAGGGCGCGGGCGCGTCCGGGGAACCGCGGGTCGCAAACGCCGGGAGGCCGTCCGAGGCGCCGGTGAGCGGGAGAAGCGGGGCCCTGTCCGAGGCGTCGCAGATCGGAGAGGGCGCGGGCGCGTCCGGGGCAGCGCGGGTCGGGAGAGGCAGCGCGCCACCCGAGGGATCGCAAGTGGTTGGCAGCGTGGTGCCGCCCGAAGGGCCGCGAGTGGGAACCGGCGGGACACCCCCCGAAGCGCCGCAAGTGGGAACCGGCGGAGTGCCCCCCGAGGGCTCCCCAGCGGGAAGCCATGCCGTGCCGCCCGACGCCGCGGATAGCCAGAGTTTCGTGGACCTGCGGCCCGGCACGGGTGCCGTAGCCGCAGGGACCGGCGCCACGGACGTACCCACCGATCCACAGCATCAGACCGCCACGCCCCAGCAGCCGACCAGCATGTCCGACACCGGCAGCTTCCACCTGCCGCCGCCCCAGCCAACCGTCACCACCCGGCGCTCCCCCACAGATCCCGAACAGCCCCAGTGGCAACAGAGCAGCACTCCACAGCCACAGCAGCGACAGCACTACCCACACCCCCAATACCCCCCACAACCACATCAACCGTCCTTCGCCTCCCCCCAACCACAGGCACCGCTCCACCCCACCTCGCCGCCCTTACAGGCCGCCCCGGTGACGCCACAGCGCGCTGATGTCTCTACTGCTTCGTACACCGCTCAGGACCCGCAGGTTCCACCTTCGGCGCCCTCAATTTCACGGCCGCCCGCCGGGCATCGCCGAACCGTTCGACGCCCCGGCCGACGCGCCGCCCGCCGACCCGGCCCACCCGCCAAGGCGGTTGTCCCGCTGCTCCTGCTGGCGCTGGTCTGCTACGCAGTGGGCTTCTGGGCGCTGACCCGCATCTGA
- a CDS encoding DLW-39 family protein gives MKKLLLVALAAIGGLLVYRQIQADRAEQDLWTEATDSVPTGS, from the coding sequence GTGAAGAAGCTTCTCCTGGTCGCACTGGCCGCCATCGGCGGGCTCCTCGTGTACCGCCAGATCCAGGCGGATCGCGCCGAGCAGGATCTGTGGACGGAGGCGACTGACTCCGTGCCCACGGGTTCGTGA
- a CDS encoding XRE family transcriptional regulator: protein METRKVPRPEQARDAAEFVALLRQVKESCGFTYRELEQRAAARGDVLARSTLANALARDALPRAELVAAFVRACANGVGDGSAVETRVEEWLAARERIAASEAVPAALPAGPGVPASAAESAGGEREEAHGVPRRRRPRVATTVTAIAALALAGLAVWALNAMGPGTEERRTGRDSEGQSDADTAAGIPDGPVRLRPVQSPALCLTDGFVRDGRYKSHVAVHRACSQAAPPVTDLVPAGHDTYYVRWRHPEHGDGCLKARTSGAARGLLEPWEMCAAATRFRIERATSGDGEGRTYVLRLDTGQCVAAARPTPDEGTEATFRPCDDSRGQQYVISGVPKTG from the coding sequence ATGGAGACCCGGAAAGTGCCGCGCCCCGAACAGGCAAGGGACGCCGCCGAATTCGTGGCGTTGCTACGACAGGTGAAGGAGTCCTGCGGGTTCACCTACCGGGAACTCGAACAACGGGCCGCGGCGCGGGGCGATGTGCTGGCGCGCAGCACCCTGGCCAACGCGCTCGCGCGCGACGCCCTGCCTCGGGCGGAGTTGGTGGCCGCGTTCGTACGGGCGTGCGCGAACGGGGTCGGAGACGGGTCCGCGGTCGAGACGCGCGTCGAGGAGTGGCTGGCGGCTCGGGAGCGGATCGCCGCAAGTGAGGCGGTGCCTGCGGCGTTGCCTGCGGGGCCTGGAGTGCCTGCGTCGGCTGCGGAGTCTGCCGGAGGGGAGCGGGAGGAAGCGCACGGCGTGCCCCGACGGCGGCGACCGCGCGTCGCGACAACTGTTACGGCCATCGCGGCACTCGCCCTCGCCGGCCTCGCCGTCTGGGCCCTGAACGCGATGGGACCCGGCACCGAGGAACGGCGGACCGGCCGCGACAGTGAAGGGCAGAGCGACGCCGATACCGCGGCCGGGATCCCGGACGGCCCTGTGCGTCTGCGGCCGGTCCAGTCCCCCGCGCTGTGTCTGACCGACGGCTTCGTCCGGGACGGCCGGTACAAATCCCATGTGGCGGTCCATCGGGCCTGCTCACAGGCCGCGCCGCCGGTCACAGACCTCGTACCGGCGGGGCACGACACGTATTACGTGCGCTGGCGGCACCCCGAGCACGGTGACGGCTGCCTGAAGGCGCGCACCAGCGGTGCGGCCCGTGGCCTGCTGGAACCGTGGGAGATGTGCGCCGCGGCGACCCGGTTCCGGATCGAGCGCGCGACGAGCGGTGACGGCGAGGGGCGGACGTATGTGCTGCGCCTCGACACGGGCCAGTGCGTGGCAGCGGCCCGGCCGACACCGGACGAGGGCACCGAGGCGACCTTTCGGCCGTGTGACGACAGCCGTGGCCAGCAGTATGTGATCAGCGGAGTGCCGAAGACCGGCTGA
- a CDS encoding DUF3566 domain-containing protein: MSGATGAGSTGTPAGTSTGTETDGGGRGSAAPAKDSHTTQLRAVKPSAKDAQTSSNSPDTHGSQGGTVTDARGSQTQQYAAGAGSAAPGAAQPQQAASPLPGERQPEQQPSGPYHPPQAYQTPAPGNAVRRPRTGARTTPRVRKARLRVAKADPWSVMKVSFLLSIALGICTIVASAVLWMVMDAMGVFSTVGGTISEATGSNESNGFDLQAFLSLPNVLMFTTIIAVIDVFLATALATLGAFIYNLSAGFVGGVELTLAEDE; this comes from the coding sequence GTGAGCGGAGCCACGGGCGCCGGATCGACCGGTACCCCGGCCGGTACTTCGACCGGCACGGAGACGGACGGCGGCGGCCGTGGCTCCGCCGCGCCTGCGAAGGACTCGCACACCACCCAACTGCGGGCGGTCAAGCCGTCCGCGAAGGATGCCCAGACATCCTCGAACTCGCCTGACACTCATGGATCCCAGGGGGGAACTGTGACGGACGCCCGAGGTTCGCAGACCCAGCAGTACGCGGCTGGAGCGGGCTCGGCCGCTCCGGGCGCCGCCCAGCCGCAGCAGGCGGCCTCCCCGCTGCCCGGTGAGCGACAGCCGGAGCAGCAGCCCTCCGGGCCGTACCACCCGCCGCAGGCCTACCAGACGCCCGCTCCCGGAAACGCGGTACGCCGGCCGCGCACCGGGGCGCGCACCACGCCGCGGGTGCGCAAGGCACGGCTTCGGGTGGCCAAGGCCGACCCGTGGTCGGTGATGAAGGTCAGCTTCCTGCTCTCCATCGCGCTCGGCATCTGCACGATCGTGGCGTCGGCGGTGCTGTGGATGGTCATGGACGCGATGGGCGTCTTCTCCACGGTCGGCGGCACGATCTCCGAGGCGACCGGTTCGAACGAGTCGAACGGCTTCGACCTGCAGGCGTTCCTGTCGCTGCCCAACGTCCTGATGTTCACGACGATCATCGCGGTCATCGACGTCTTCCTGGCGACGGCGCTGGCGACGCTCGGCGCGTTCATCTACAACCTCTCCGCGGGCTTCGTCGGCGGGGTGGAACTGACGCTGGCCGAGGACGAGTGA
- the gyrA gene encoding DNA gyrase subunit A, producing MADENTPVTPEDEGQTLRVEPVGLETEMQRSYLDYAMSVIVSRALPDVRDGLKPVHRRVLYAMYDGGYRPERGFYKCARVVGDVMGNYHPHGDSSIYDALVRLAQPWAMRMPLVDSNGNFGSPGNDPAAAMRYTECKMAPLSMEMVRDIDEETVDFTDNYDGRSQEPTVLPARFPNLLINGSAGIAVGMATNIPPHNLREVASGAQWYLEHPEASHEELLDALIERIKGPDFPTGALVVGRKGIEEAYRTGRGSITMRAVVEVEEIQGRQCLVVTELPYQVNPDNLAQKIADLVKDGKIGGIADVRDETSSRTGQRLVIVLKRDAVAKVVLNNLYKHTDLQTNFGANMLALVDGVPRTLSLDAFIRHWVTHQIEVIVRRTRFRLRKAEERAHILRGLLKALDAIDEVIALIRASDTVEIARTGLMQLLEIDEIQANAILEMQLRRLAALERQKIVQEHDELQAKINEYNQILASPVRQRGIVSEELAAIVEKYGDDRQTKLIPYDGDMSIEDLIAEEDIVVTVSRGGYVKRTKTDDYRAQKRGGKGVRGTKLKEDDIVDHFFVSTTHHWLLFFTNKGRVYRAKAYELPDAGRDARGQHVANLLAFQPDEAIAEILAIRDYEAAPYLVLATKGGLVKKTSLKDYDSPRSGGVIAINLREREDGSDDELIGAELVSPDDDLLLISKKAQSIRFTATDESLRPMGRATSGVKGMSFREGDELLSMNVVRPGTFVFTATDGGYAKRTVVDEYRVQGRGGLGIKAAKIVEDRGSLVGALVVEETDEILAITLSGGVIRTRVNEVRETGRDTMGVQLINLGKRDAVVGIARNAEAGREAEEVDGVLAADESAEGAVTTGTDEGEAPSAE from the coding sequence ATGGCCGACGAGAACACTCCTGTCACGCCTGAGGACGAGGGCCAGACCCTCCGTGTCGAGCCCGTCGGGCTCGAGACGGAGATGCAGCGTTCCTACCTCGACTACGCGATGTCCGTCATCGTCTCGCGTGCGCTGCCGGACGTCCGGGACGGCCTCAAGCCCGTCCACCGCCGCGTCCTTTACGCGATGTACGACGGCGGCTACCGCCCCGAGCGCGGCTTCTACAAGTGCGCGCGTGTCGTGGGCGACGTCATGGGTAACTACCACCCCCACGGCGACAGCTCCATCTACGACGCCCTGGTCCGCCTCGCCCAGCCGTGGGCGATGCGGATGCCGCTCGTCGACTCCAACGGCAACTTCGGCTCGCCGGGCAACGACCCGGCGGCGGCCATGCGCTACACCGAGTGCAAGATGGCGCCGCTGTCGATGGAGATGGTCCGCGACATCGACGAGGAGACCGTCGACTTCACGGACAACTACGACGGCCGCTCCCAGGAGCCGACCGTCCTGCCCGCCCGGTTCCCGAACCTGCTGATCAACGGCTCGGCCGGCATCGCGGTCGGCATGGCGACCAACATCCCGCCGCACAACCTGCGCGAGGTCGCGTCCGGCGCCCAGTGGTACCTGGAGCACCCCGAGGCCAGCCACGAGGAGCTGCTGGATGCGCTCATCGAGCGCATCAAGGGCCCCGACTTCCCGACCGGCGCCCTGGTGGTGGGCCGCAAGGGCATCGAGGAGGCGTACCGCACCGGCCGCGGCTCGATCACCATGCGCGCGGTGGTCGAGGTCGAGGAGATCCAGGGCCGCCAGTGCCTGGTGGTCACCGAGCTGCCGTACCAGGTGAACCCGGACAACCTCGCGCAGAAGATCGCCGACCTGGTGAAGGACGGCAAGATCGGCGGCATCGCGGACGTCCGGGACGAGACCAGCTCCCGTACCGGTCAGCGTCTCGTCATCGTGCTCAAGAGGGACGCGGTCGCCAAGGTCGTACTGAACAACCTCTACAAGCACACGGACCTGCAGACGAACTTCGGCGCCAACATGCTGGCGCTGGTCGACGGCGTCCCGCGGACGCTCTCGCTCGATGCGTTCATCCGCCACTGGGTGACGCACCAGATCGAGGTCATCGTCCGCCGTACGCGCTTCAGGCTGCGCAAGGCCGAGGAGCGGGCGCACATCCTGCGCGGCCTGCTGAAGGCGCTGGACGCCATCGACGAGGTCATCGCGCTGATCCGGGCCAGTGACACGGTCGAGATCGCGCGTACAGGCCTGATGCAGCTGCTGGAGATCGACGAGATCCAGGCCAACGCCATCCTGGAGATGCAGCTGCGGCGCCTCGCCGCCCTGGAGCGCCAGAAGATCGTCCAGGAGCACGACGAACTCCAGGCGAAGATCAACGAGTACAACCAGATCCTGGCCTCGCCGGTCCGCCAGCGCGGCATCGTCAGCGAAGAGCTGGCCGCGATCGTCGAGAAGTACGGCGACGACCGCCAGACCAAGCTGATCCCCTACGACGGCGACATGTCCATCGAGGACCTCATCGCCGAAGAGGACATCGTGGTCACCGTCTCCCGCGGCGGTTACGTCAAGCGCACCAAGACGGACGACTACCGGGCGCAGAAGCGCGGCGGCAAGGGCGTACGCGGCACGAAGCTGAAGGAAGACGACATCGTCGACCACTTCTTCGTGTCGACCACGCACCACTGGCTGCTGTTCTTCACCAACAAGGGCCGCGTCTACCGGGCCAAGGCCTACGAGCTGCCGGACGCCGGCCGGGACGCGCGCGGGCAGCACGTCGCGAACCTGCTGGCCTTCCAGCCGGACGAGGCGATCGCCGAGATCCTCGCCATCCGCGACTACGAGGCGGCGCCGTACCTGGTCCTGGCCACCAAGGGCGGCCTGGTGAAGAAGACCTCGCTCAAGGACTACGACTCCCCGCGTTCGGGTGGTGTCATCGCGATCAACCTGCGTGAGCGGGAGGACGGTTCCGACGACGAACTGATCGGAGCCGAACTCGTGTCGCCGGACGACGATCTGCTGCTGATCAGCAAGAAGGCGCAGTCGATCAGGTTCACCGCGACGGACGAGTCGCTTCGCCCGATGGGACGTGCGACATCCGGTGTGAAGGGCATGAGTTTCCGCGAGGGAGACGAACTGCTCTCGATGAATGTTGTTCGACCCGGTACGTTCGTGTTCACTGCCACAGACGGCGGGTACGCAAAGCGGACCGTCGTCGACGAGTACCGCGTCCAGGGTCGCGGCGGCCTCGGCATCAAGGCTGCCAAGATCGTCGAGGACCGCGGTTCGCTCGTCGGCGCGCTGGTGGTCGAGGAGACCGACGAGATCCTCGCCATCACGCTGTCCGGCGGTGTGATTCGCACGCGAGTCAACGAGGTCAGGGAGACGGGCCGTGACACCATGGGCGTCCAACTGATCAATCTGGGCAAGCGCGATGCCGTGGTCGGTATCGCTCGAAACGCCGAGGCGGGACGCGAGGCGGAAGAGGTCGACGGTGTTCTGGCCGCCGACGAGTCCGCCGAGGGTGCCGTCACCACCGGCACGGACGAGGGCGAGGCGCCCTCGGCCGAGTAG
- the gyrB gene encoding DNA topoisomerase (ATP-hydrolyzing) subunit B, translating to MADSGNPNENIPSTDAGVNAAANASNGEVTASYDASAITVLEGLDAVRKRPGMYIGSTGERGLHHLVYEVVDNSVDEALAGHADTIDVTILPDGGVRVIDNGRGIPVGIVPSENKPALEVVLTVLHAGGKFGGGGYAVSGGLHGVGVSVVNALSSKVAVEVRTDGHRWTQDYKMGVPTAPLAQHEATEETGTSVTFWADGDIFETTDYSFETLSRRFQEMAFLNKGLTIKLTDERESAKATAGADEAGADEKQEPKTVTYHYEGGIVDFVTYLNSRKGDVVHPSVIDLQAEDKDKNLSLEVAMQWNNGYTEGVYSFANIIHTHEGGTHEEGFRAALTSLINKYARDKKLLREKDDNLTGDDIREGLTAIISVKLSEPQFEGQTKTKLGNTEAKTFVQKVVYEHLNDWLDRNPNEAADIVRKGIQAATARVAARKARDLTRRKGLLESASLPGKLSDCQSNDPIKCEIFIVEGDSAGGSAKSGRNPEYQAILPIRGKILNVEKARIDKILQNQEIQALISAFGTGVHEDFDIEKLRYHKIILMADADVDGQHINTLLLTFLFRFMRPLVEAGHVFLSRPPLYKIKWGREDVDYAYSDRERDALIEMGRQRGKRIKEDSIQRFKGLGEMNAEELRVTTMDQEHRVLGQVTLDDAAQADELFSVLMGEDVEARRQFIQRNAKDVRFLDI from the coding sequence GTGGCCGATTCCGGCAACCCCAACGAGAACATCCCGTCCACCGACGCCGGCGTGAACGCCGCGGCCAACGCCTCGAACGGCGAGGTCACGGCCTCGTACGACGCCAGCGCCATCACCGTCCTCGAGGGTCTGGACGCGGTCCGCAAGCGACCCGGCATGTACATCGGCTCGACCGGTGAGCGAGGACTGCACCACCTCGTCTACGAGGTCGTCGACAACTCCGTCGACGAGGCGCTGGCCGGGCACGCGGACACGATCGACGTCACGATCCTCCCCGACGGCGGGGTCCGGGTCATCGACAACGGTCGAGGCATCCCGGTGGGCATCGTCCCGTCCGAGAACAAGCCCGCCCTCGAGGTCGTGCTGACCGTGCTGCACGCGGGCGGCAAGTTCGGCGGCGGCGGCTACGCGGTCTCCGGTGGTCTGCACGGCGTGGGCGTCTCCGTCGTGAACGCCCTGTCCTCCAAGGTCGCCGTCGAGGTCAGGACCGACGGCCACCGCTGGACCCAGGACTACAAGATGGGCGTCCCGACGGCCCCGCTCGCCCAGCACGAGGCCACCGAGGAGACCGGCACGTCGGTCACCTTCTGGGCCGACGGCGACATCTTCGAGACCACCGACTACTCCTTCGAGACGCTCTCGCGGCGTTTCCAGGAGATGGCGTTCCTCAACAAGGGTCTGACGATCAAGCTCACCGACGAGCGTGAGTCGGCGAAGGCCACGGCGGGCGCGGACGAGGCGGGCGCGGACGAGAAGCAGGAGCCCAAGACCGTCACGTACCACTACGAGGGCGGCATCGTCGACTTCGTGACCTACCTCAACTCCCGCAAGGGAGACGTGGTGCACCCGTCGGTCATCGACCTGCAGGCGGAGGACAAGGACAAGAACCTGTCCCTCGAAGTCGCCATGCAGTGGAACAACGGCTACACCGAGGGCGTCTACTCCTTCGCCAACATCATCCACACGCACGAGGGCGGTACGCACGAAGAAGGCTTCCGCGCCGCGCTGACCTCGCTGATCAACAAGTACGCGCGCGACAAGAAGCTGCTGCGCGAGAAGGACGACAACCTCACGGGTGACGACATCCGCGAGGGTCTGACGGCGATCATCTCGGTCAAGCTGAGCGAGCCGCAGTTCGAGGGGCAGACCAAGACCAAGCTGGGCAACACCGAGGCGAAGACCTTCGTGCAGAAGGTCGTCTACGAGCACCTCAACGACTGGCTGGACCGCAACCCGAACGAGGCCGCGGACATCGTCCGCAAGGGCATCCAGGCGGCCACCGCGCGCGTGGCGGCCCGCAAGGCGCGCGACCTGACCCGTCGCAAGGGCCTGCTGGAGAGCGCGTCGCTGCCGGGCAAGCTGTCCGACTGCCAGTCGAACGACCCCATCAAGTGCGAGATCTTCATCGTCGAGGGTGACTCCGCCGGCGGCTCGGCCAAGTCCGGCCGCAACCCGGAGTACCAGGCGATCCTCCCGATCCGCGGCAAGATCCTCAACGTCGAGAAGGCACGGATCGACAAGATCCTGCAGAACCAGGAGATCCAGGCACTGATCTCCGCCTTCGGCACCGGTGTGCACGAGGACTTCGACATCGAGAAGCTCCGCTATCACAAGATCATCCTGATGGCGGACGCCGACGTCGACGGCCAGCACATCAACACCCTGCTGCTGACCTTCCTGTTCCGCTTCATGCGGCCGCTGGTGGAGGCGGGCCACGTGTTCCTGTCCCGTCCCCCGCTGTACAAGATCAAGTGGGGTCGGGAGGACGTCGACTACGCGTACTCCGACCGCGAGCGCGACGCGCTGATCGAGATGGGCCGCCAGCGCGGCAAGCGGATCAAGGAGGACTCGATCCAGCGCTTCAAGGGTCTCGGTGAGATGAACGCCGAGGAGCTGCGCGTCACCACGATGGACCAGGAGCACCGCGTCCTCGGCCAGGTCACCCTCGACGACGCCGCGCAGGCCGACGAGCTGTTCTCGGTCCTGATGGGCGAGGACGTCGAGGCTCGCCGCCAGTTCATCCAGCGCAACGCCAAGGACGTCCGCTTCCTCGACATCTGA